In the Acidovorax sp. A79 genome, one interval contains:
- a CDS encoding GntR family transcriptional regulator yields the protein MAKRSFTPLIALPGGYTAEGAPPPGDPSRTLIEHTYATLRDDIVEGRLPPGGKLRIEHLRTQYQVGAGTLREAVTRLVSDALVTVEGQRGFRVAPIALEELQDITSLRIHIEIDALRQSIRGGDAQWRAALAEAFTALSAEEQPITPPRRRQWEALNVRFHEALLSGHASPWTLRVLRLLSRHSERYRFCAMGLPGSVRDVHIEHTEIYELAMAGQDARAALALEAHIRATPDLLIKALREGRAFLPGTVQLMRN from the coding sequence ATGGCCAAACGCAGCTTTACCCCCCTGATCGCACTGCCGGGCGGGTACACAGCCGAGGGCGCCCCCCCCCCAGGGGACCCCTCGCGCACCCTCATTGAACACACCTACGCCACCCTGCGCGACGACATTGTCGAAGGGCGCCTCCCCCCCGGCGGCAAGCTGCGCATCGAGCACCTGCGCACGCAGTACCAGGTCGGCGCAGGCACGCTGCGCGAGGCTGTCACGCGGCTGGTGAGCGACGCCCTCGTGACAGTGGAAGGGCAGCGCGGCTTTCGTGTGGCGCCCATAGCGCTGGAGGAACTGCAGGACATCACCAGCCTGCGCATACACATCGAGATCGATGCGTTGCGCCAATCCATCCGCGGAGGCGACGCGCAGTGGCGCGCTGCGCTGGCCGAAGCCTTCACCGCACTGTCGGCCGAAGAGCAGCCCATCACGCCCCCGCGCCGACGGCAGTGGGAGGCGTTGAATGTGCGCTTTCATGAAGCACTGCTGTCAGGTCATGCCTCTCCCTGGACACTGCGTGTACTGCGCCTGCTATCGCGCCACAGCGAACGGTACCGCTTCTGCGCCATGGGGTTGCCTGGCAGCGTGCGAGACGTGCACATCGAGCATACCGAGATTTACGAGCTGGCCATGGCAGGCCAGGACGCGCGCGCGGCGCTCGCGCTGGAGGCGCACATCCGCGCCACGCCAGATTTGCTGATCAAGGCGCTCCGTGAAGGTCGAGCATTCTTGCCGGGTACCGTACAACTGATGCGGAACTGA
- a CDS encoding sigma-54-dependent Fis family transcriptional regulator: protein MPATALPPFPSDADLRRLVHFSPVDGRIWLADQRMLLVHAAAFQALRRELVASLGAVHTRRLLMRAGYASGERDALLARQVRPGASLFDTFAVGPQLHMLEGAVRVQPQVFELDEAADHFHGIFQWDHSWEAEVHQRAWGPQDEPVCWMLLGYASGYTSAFFRRPTLFKEVQCTACGHAHCLIEGRFVHEWPDGEQLARDYDPDSMLVRLDELQSQVEALRTQLQPVDDQGPLLGHSRAFNDTVELLRKAAPTQVTVLLTGETGVGKERFARALHAMGPRADKPFVAVNCAALPAELIESELFGAEKGAYTGATAARVGRFERAHGGTLLLDELGELPLPAQAKLLRVLQQGEVERLGGTQPRKVDVRVVAATNVDLEKAVEEGSFRRDLLYRLNVYPIRIPALRDRVDDIELLAMHLLQRYAAMHGKRLAGFTDLAMTAMRQHEWPGNVRELENLVERGVILAPQDDLVDASMLFPTSAIPTAHTVNAAGALESESHTQQSANLYDTLQASGLTLDALEDTLIREAVARAGGNLAAAARALGLTRPQLSYRLSRLQERRQTAP, encoded by the coding sequence ATGCCCGCGACCGCCCTGCCGCCCTTCCCCTCCGACGCGGACCTGCGCCGCTTGGTGCACTTTTCCCCCGTCGATGGCCGCATCTGGCTGGCGGACCAGCGCATGCTGCTGGTGCACGCGGCGGCCTTCCAGGCGCTGCGACGCGAATTGGTCGCCAGCCTGGGGGCGGTGCACACGCGCCGCCTGCTGATGCGCGCGGGGTATGCCTCCGGCGAGCGCGACGCGCTGCTGGCGCGCCAGGTGCGGCCGGGCGCGTCGCTGTTCGACACCTTTGCCGTGGGGCCACAGTTGCACATGCTGGAAGGCGCGGTGCGCGTGCAGCCGCAGGTGTTCGAGCTGGACGAGGCTGCAGACCACTTTCACGGCATCTTCCAGTGGGACCACAGCTGGGAGGCCGAGGTGCACCAGCGTGCCTGGGGCCCGCAGGACGAACCCGTGTGCTGGATGCTGCTGGGCTATGCCTCGGGCTATACCAGCGCGTTCTTTCGCCGCCCCACCCTGTTCAAGGAAGTGCAGTGCACGGCCTGCGGCCACGCGCATTGCCTGATCGAAGGCCGCTTCGTGCACGAGTGGCCCGACGGCGAACAGCTGGCGCGCGACTACGATCCCGACTCGATGCTCGTGCGCCTGGACGAGCTGCAGTCCCAGGTGGAGGCGCTGCGCACCCAGCTGCAGCCCGTGGACGACCAGGGACCTTTGCTGGGCCACTCACGCGCGTTCAACGACACGGTGGAGCTGCTGCGCAAGGCCGCCCCCACGCAGGTCACGGTGCTGCTGACCGGCGAAACGGGCGTGGGCAAGGAACGCTTTGCGCGCGCCCTGCACGCCATGGGACCGCGGGCCGACAAGCCCTTCGTGGCCGTGAACTGCGCGGCGCTGCCCGCCGAGCTGATCGAGAGCGAGCTGTTCGGAGCCGAGAAGGGCGCCTACACCGGCGCCACCGCCGCACGCGTGGGCCGCTTCGAGCGCGCGCACGGCGGCACGCTGTTGCTGGACGAACTGGGCGAGCTGCCTCTGCCCGCACAGGCTAAGCTGCTGCGGGTGCTGCAACAGGGCGAGGTAGAACGCCTGGGTGGCACGCAGCCGCGCAAGGTGGACGTGCGCGTGGTGGCCGCCACCAACGTGGATCTGGAAAAAGCCGTGGAGGAAGGGAGCTTTCGGCGCGACCTGCTGTACCGGCTGAACGTCTATCCCATCCGCATCCCGGCGCTGCGTGATCGAGTGGACGACATCGAGCTGCTGGCAATGCACCTGCTGCAGCGCTACGCCGCCATGCACGGCAAGCGCTTGGCGGGCTTCACCGACCTGGCCATGACCGCCATGCGCCAGCATGAATGGCCCGGCAACGTGCGCGAGCTGGAAAACCTCGTCGAGCGCGGCGTGATCCTGGCGCCGCAGGACGACCTGGTGGATGCCTCAATGCTGTTTCCTACGTCGGCCATACCCACAGCGCACACCGTGAACGCGGCCGGTGCGCTGGAGAGCGAGTCGCACACCCAGCAAAGCGCCAACTTGTACGACACGCTGCAGGCCAGCGGCCTGACGCTGGACGCGCTGGAAGACACCCTGATCCGCGAAGCCGTGGCGCGCGCGGGTGGCAACCTTGCGGCGGCGGCGCGCGCGCTGGGCCTGACCCGTCCACAGCTCAGCTACCGCCTGTCGCGCCTGCAGGAGCGTCGGCAAACGGCCCCGTAA
- a CDS encoding phenol hydroxylase subunit: protein MHRPANAELHATAQPVCDLSQRFVRVLGRRDNGFVEFAFSVGWPELTVELLLPEMAFEAFCVDHRVRRLDD from the coding sequence ATGCACCGCCCCGCCAACGCCGAACTGCACGCTACCGCGCAACCCGTCTGCGATCTGTCGCAGCGATTCGTGCGCGTGCTGGGGCGCCGTGACAACGGCTTTGTCGAGTTCGCGTTCTCGGTCGGATGGCCCGAGCTGACCGTGGAGCTTCTGCTCCCGGAGATGGCGTTCGAGGCCTTCTGCGTGGACCACCGCGTGCGCCGCCTGGACGACTGA
- a CDS encoding phenol hydroxylase — protein sequence MNIDLQAREIQPLRHTFARVAAHTGDKPSSRYLEATVGVQPTANFHYRPTWEPEFELFDTARTAVKMADWDALRDPRQFYYANWTMARARQQEAMEANYQFVESRGLIDKIPDTQRAAACEVLMPLRHAAWGANMNNCTICSRGYGTAFTAPAMFHAMDHLAVAQYITRLGLALGEPGALDAGQNDWLHDPRWQVLRRLVEDTLVVQDPFELFVAQNLALDGLQYPLIYTHFVDDHLAVQGGTAVAMLTAFMPEWHDESARWVDAVIKVAAAVSDDNRALITDWFKTYADLAQAALAPVADRALGAQGAEALADVRTALDARARKSGLVV from the coding sequence ATGAACATCGACCTGCAGGCGCGTGAGATCCAACCGCTGCGCCACACTTTTGCCCGCGTGGCGGCCCATACGGGCGACAAGCCTTCGTCGCGCTACCTGGAAGCCACGGTGGGCGTGCAGCCCACCGCGAACTTCCATTACCGCCCGACCTGGGAGCCAGAGTTCGAGTTGTTCGACACCGCTCGCACGGCCGTCAAGATGGCCGACTGGGACGCGTTACGCGATCCGCGCCAGTTCTATTACGCCAACTGGACCATGGCGCGGGCCCGTCAGCAGGAGGCGATGGAGGCCAATTACCAGTTCGTGGAATCACGCGGGCTGATCGACAAGATTCCGGACACGCAGCGCGCTGCCGCCTGCGAAGTGCTTATGCCGCTGCGCCACGCGGCCTGGGGCGCGAACATGAACAACTGCACCATCTGCTCACGCGGTTATGGCACGGCGTTCACGGCGCCGGCCATGTTCCACGCCATGGATCACCTGGCCGTGGCGCAGTACATCACGCGCCTGGGGCTGGCCCTGGGCGAGCCCGGCGCACTCGACGCGGGCCAGAACGACTGGCTGCACGACCCGCGCTGGCAGGTGCTGCGCCGGCTGGTGGAGGACACGCTGGTGGTCCAGGACCCGTTCGAGTTGTTCGTGGCACAGAACCTGGCGCTCGATGGCCTGCAGTACCCACTGATCTACACGCATTTTGTGGACGACCACCTGGCAGTGCAGGGCGGCACGGCGGTCGCCATGCTGACCGCCTTCATGCCCGAGTGGCATGACGAGAGCGCGCGCTGGGTGGACGCGGTCATCAAGGTGGCCGCTGCAGTATCGGACGACAACCGGGCGCTGATCACCGATTGGTTCAAGACCTATGCCGATCTGGCGCAGGCCGCGCTGGCACCGGTGGCGGACCGCGCACTGGGTGCGCAAGGCGCCGAGGCCCTGGCCGATGTGCGCACAGCGCTGGACGCGCGGGCTCGCAAGTCCGGCTTGGTCGTCTAG